The DNA window TTGAACCGCTACCGGCGCCTGTCCATCCCAGCCCCGAGGCGCTGCTGCTGCAGCGAGATGCCATTCAACTCACGGTCGTGGCGTGCGGCGTGCCCCAGCGGGAGGTCGAGGATGTCACCGCGGACTGCCTGGCCGCTGCCTGGGCCGCGATTCAGCGAGGAGATTTCCGGGTGCATGCCTGGGTGGACCCCGTGGAGGCGCTCCGCCGCTGGCTCTATGGCATTGCCTGGAGGCTCTCCGCGCACGAACGAGACCGAGCGCGGCATCGGCGCGAGGTGCTGGTCGATGCGCCCTGGGACTTCGCCCGTGAGGAACCAGCGCTCGACGCCGAGGCCCAGCTCCGCGCGCGGGTGATTCTGCGCGCCCTCGACGCCCTGCCAGAGACGCAGCGTGCGCTCTTGCTGGCCACCGCCGAGGGAGCGACGCCTTCCGAGCTTTCGGCTCCGCTGAGGGTCACACCGCGCGCCGTGCTGCACCAGCTGTCGCGAGCGCGGAGGGCGCTGCTCGTCGCCGCCAGGGTCGAGTGACCCCGGCCGGCCGTGCGAATCAGAAGCCGCGGGCGACCACGCGCTCGATGGTGCGGGTGGACATGCGGCCCTCGATGACCTCCGGATCCCGGAGGAGGGCTTGATGGAGCGGGATGTTGGTGCGGATGCCGCCGATGATGAACTCGTCGAGGGCGCAGCGCATCTTCGCGATGGCCTCCGCGCGGTTCGG is part of the Chondromyces crocatus genome and encodes:
- a CDS encoding RNA polymerase sigma factor; translated protein: MPQREVEDVTADCLAAAWAAIQRGDFRVHAWVDPVEALRRWLYGIAWRLSAHERDRARHRREVLVDAPWDFAREEPALDAEAQLRARVILRALDALPETQRALLLATAEGATPSELSAPLRVTPRAVLHQLSRARRALLVAARVE